The genomic interval TGCTGATTGAACTTGGTAATTGTGGGACGCGGTGGCCTATGATGCCTATATGCTACACAGACTCTCTGGCACTGGTCTGTAGTGCTGCAGGgactctatgtgctgccatatggtgctcCACTCATTGCTTTGTGATAAATCTTCAGTCCTGACTCTTGTTTATTTCACAGAGGGCACAACAGACAATATTGCAGCTCAGGCTAAAGAGCACATTCACTCAAATGAAGTGATAATGACCATTGGGTGCTCAAGAACTGTGCAACTTTTCCTGGAAGAAGCTGCACGAAAGCGCAAGTTCCATGTCATTGTAGCAGAATGTGCCCCTTTCTGTCAGGTAAGTGTCACTTCACACTCTACCGTCAGCCAGTGGTTGCTACACAATTACTGAATGTTTCTTTTTCTAGGGCCATGATATGGCAGTCAGCTTATCTAAGGCAGGAATAGAGACCACTGTGATCACAGATGCTGCGATCTTTGCAGTCATGTCACGTGTGAATAAGGTAAGTTATAGAAGACGTTATGTCCAGCTTTGCCATTTAGCACGTTACTACAGACATTCATGTTGTGTGCTCCATTGCAGGTTATCATAGGAACAAAGACCATTCTGGCCAATGGTTCCCTGCGGGCAGTGTCTGGGACACACACATTGGCTCTTGCTGCAAAGCATCACTCCACCCCCCTCATTGTGTGTGCCCCCATGTTTAAGCTGTCTCCTCAGGTACTCCATTTTTTCTTATGGTAATTTTTAATGTGGGTCTGCGGGAGGTAATTGatcagttttggttttttttttttttgcacagtttcCTAATGAAGAAGACTCCTTCCATAAGTTTGTGTCTCCACAGGAAGTTCTTCCCTTTTCAGAGGGTAAGTGTGAGAGACTATATGGGTCAACACTTGTGATGTTTGGTACAGCTTGTATGCatatcttcttctttttttttctgacagGGGAGATTCTGTCAAAGGTCAGCGCACACTGCCCCATCTTTGATCATGTTCCTGCTGAACTTATCACTCTCTTTATATCCAACATTGGAGGAAACGCCCCATCCTACATCTACCGCCTAATGAGTGAACTTTACCACCCTGCTGACCATGAACTGTGAGCACAATAAACACATGGCACTCTGTACAATGGAAGCGAGTCCTATTTACTTGACTGACACATCTCATATAGTTGCCAGGCTCGGTACTGTCTTCTCAGACGTCTTAGGTTGGGTTTGGGAGGAACCTGGAGAAAATGATATCAGAATCTTAGAGAGGTGAGTTATTTAAAACAGTTATcacccctcctcctccctgaTTATTGCAGGGCAGGTGGGTGAGCTATCTCCATACACACTGGGTTAGTAGACTAGTTCCAGCATACTCACCTCAGGCTCAGAAACCAAGTGTTGCAGGTCTGCAAGTGGCAGGATTGATGGTCGTCCATGTGCACACTGGAATGGCAGAGAACACTGAGCCAGAGACTGCATCAGATGGCAGCACTCATCCACAGTGAGAGACTGGTTAAACTTCACTGCTCCTGTGATCAGAGTGGATGGTCAGGTGTTGCCACAATATGTATTTACTGTGCCTACACTGTAAGCTACAGACATATAGCATCAAAGTGCACTGAACTACAGCTGTGTATGCAGGACTAGGCATATGCCCAGCAAATTTTCAAATACATAGAAATgaaagagtttttttttctgggcaaaaaattaattttcaaaAAAGGAGTGTCTGTTAGTGGTATTATTAGGTCAATaagtgcaccaaaatacctttagcagaaACCTTTCAATGAATGTATGACTGTCCCAGACACTTGGAAAATTAACAGATGAAAGTTATTCAATGCCAATAAAGTGCTGAAAATAGCAAATGATGGACACTGATCTTGGCAAATAGACAatagattctggttttgaccaactttagttgatggttAGCTGGTTGGGAAAGACTGTTTATGCATGACCAACCAATAGCagacagtctaaaatctaatgtgaaaAGCCAGCTTTAGATGAGGGCTAAATGACAACTCCTGTCACATGGCCAAAGATTGATGTGTTAACCTACGACTAACGTAAGTGAACGAAACGCATTATGCTGTGAATTTTAGTGGTAAAAAGAtagagcaggtttttttttttttttttttttcttcacgttGTGGTCACAACATCCATTAGGTTGTAATGTGAACTGAGgaactcaggcaagatggcagccttgataactatgtacaaaaataataCAAAGATCACATCATGAAGCTTACTGCTAAGGCCAATCACAGGTGAAGACTGCAGTAACCAACCCGAAATAAGTCGGGCACAAAATCAAGTTTGTTATCCAGATTGactgttttggttattttttgattaattgCTAAGCCTGAATACATCCCTTTTAAAATGGACAGTATGTTCTCACCATGACATGCCTGTGATGCTAGAACCTTCAAAACTGTTCCTGGTACAGTCCCATGTCCTGCACCTGGCACCTGCAACAACTGAGCAAAAACACAACAGTCAAAACTGTCCTACTGCAAATACTACTCGTGTTCGTAGCCTTAAACTTCAAGTCACTTTTATTTTACAACCTGTTCCTGTACAGCCCCTGGACTAGCACTTTTTACATTTTGAATCTTACCTCCACTTGCTCCTGCAGATATTCCTGAGGGAAGAGAAAAATGATGAGATGAAGTCTGTTGCTTCCATCTACCCCCTAGTTCTTAAaggagacctttcatgtcctccttcacatgcggttttatatactgctagaaagctgaccgtGCGCGGTTGGCTTTCCcaacagtgaggaacgccccacctgacagtactcgtccatagtcttgtactgtcacagggggcgttccttacccacCCAGtggtgacgctgagctgtgaggaactccccctcccagTACAAGTCTACGGATGAGAACTGTCAAGAGGGGTGTAccttacagcccagctagactgtcaggaacgcccttctgacgataggcagagatcggtgccgaaactaacgccACCGATGTCTCCACCctgggggcacataacaggaaaatcaacagtgagctgaattcagcgcactctcagctttctagtggtatataaacccgcatgtgcaggaggacatgaaaggtcctctaagtccTACACATGCTTTAATCACCTCTATAATTTTCTTGACCACTGGTGTTCTTCCCCGCTGCATTTCATTGGCTTCTCTTTCCACAAAGCACAAAGGAATCTCAGTAACCAAAATACAGGGGCTCCCAGTGTCGGGGAATGAAAGTGTCAGCCCAACTTTCCATAGTATTCCTGCTCGGGTCCTGCAAGAGAAGATGTAGCTGTCATGGCAGAGTGCTTACACAGCAGCATCAGTGGTAGGTGTACTATTTACCTAAGAATACGATATTCCTCCTCTGACACATGAACCTCTAAAGGCGGATCAACGATAGAAACCTTCAGACGTTTGTCACAGGCTTCTGAGGATGCCTCAAAAGAACCTAGACCAAGTTTCAAAATCATGTGAGCATACAGTCAGCAGTCTGCCATTGTTATAAGCTGCTCATTAAGATGCTACCTGCAATAAGCTGCTCCAGGCGCACGCGCTCATGTGCCGCATGCTGGTCCACTAATACCAGGAGATTTCCACCTGCACATAGAGAGATGTACATGTACTTATGTGTTTCATCATAAATGACACCCAGTAAATCAATGACCTGCTCATATATTGGCCTGATATAAATCTACATGCCGCTGTGTGACACAACTTGGAGATGTTATGTGCCAGACTGGGATTTTTCAGAGCCAAGACAATAATCCATGTCACACCCTCCTAAGCTTGTATATAGTTGGGGATCATTTATATATGAACAGAAAGTGCCCACCTGAAGCTGCGTAATGTCCATCCTCTGAATTCATCAGACATGCTATGAACTTATTGTCTACCTGCTGCAGCACCTGCGTAGAGAGGCGGTATTATAAATGGTGCTACACAAAAAAATCTCATTCAGATGGCCATACTTTGGGCAGGATTTAGAGTCTGCTCTATAGCTACAAATTGTGACTTGACCGCTGGTCTAATGATCTGAACTAGCAGCATTACAGAGATTTATAATTCTGTATGTTTCAGTCATTAGATGTGAGGGCAAGAAGGCATTTGCGCACACAATATAGCCACCTGCATGAGGCCTTACCATGAAGCCATCACCGCAGGACTCTTTACCTTTATGCTGTGCACCATTTCCTTGGTGAAGCGATAGGGATACAATATGTTGTGGACTTTCACTGACAAAACATCTGAATGTTCCCGACTGACATCAACAGCCAACTGAAATggaagacatttaaaaaaaaaaaaatagcaactgCACTTATCTACATCCAATCTGGCATGGTGTACATACAGTACTAGAATGTGGCACATGTGTAGCCCTATCCTTTAATGTGCACTGTAGATTCTAGGATATGTAGCACATAAAGGAATAGTGACGTACTGAACGTGGCGTCAAGACAGTCTTATCTGGCACAGTATGAATTCTACTGTAGAATATGTAATGCAAGGTCATAATGTTCAGAACATGCAAAGAGAACTGGCTGTACtgtaagagggcattcacactactgttggatgttCGCTTGGATAGTGTCCgtttaattaatttaaaaaaaaaaaaaaaaagcttatcaTAACGTACACTAGTGTTAATGTGTCGGttattgtccattttttttgtttctgctttttaAGCATGCACAGAAAGAAAACGAACTGTATGGCATCTGTTAGCCATAGacatttatgttaaaaaaaaaaataagacacttaACTTCCATCATAAGTCTGGTATCTTGAACAGACAAAAAATTCCTGCACCCTGTGTTATTATGTCCGCTAAAAGAAACAGACACTAACAGACAAGAGATCAAATCCCAGTGAAACGGTATTTTAAAACAGATTTATGACGGATCCGTTAATGTAACGGATGCTACCAACGGAAACTACTAACAATAGGGTTAATGCCCCCAAATATGTAGAATGATTGCACATTACTACAAGATACTGTACACTCACCGCTGGATGGCGCACATACACTGGGTTCTTCCATTTGCTATACAGTGAGGCCAGGAAGCCATTATCTGCAGAAGACAAGGCatttactacactacactacacatcAAACTGGAGAAGTGAGGTGGCCATTACTACCTGTTTGTCCTCGGTCCCTCTCATCACGGGGTCTGGGCAGGAATGGTATAATTGCCTGACTCTTGAAAGGATGACACTTGTACTGGAAGCCTAAAGCAACAAGAGCAGAGATCATCCAGGAGTCCTTTTCACTGAGACACACATTGTTTTGTGTGCTGGTGAAAGGAAGATCCAAAACCAGAACTTTTATACCTACCATTACTGCAGACCACATTCACGCTCATGTTGGATAGGTCCTTGGTGCAAGCAGCAGTCTTGTCTCTACTGGGGGCGCTATAACTACTTAGCCCAGTGACAGTGTTAACAAAGACATTTTTACCTATAGACTCTTCATAGCATTGCAGCCATTCATGGGACATGGACCCAGCTTGAGAATTCTCATACATTTGGTCACCTTCATTCAGTGCTGCTTGCTGCTTACTGGATGATTGAATGTCGCCATCTTCACAGATATTAGGTGTTGGAAGTGTACTCCTAGTGAGGTTACACCTCTCATCCGATGTAGCCTCCTCCATGTAGTTCTTTAACTTGCATAGTTTTGTGGTTAATGTTGGCGTACATTCTGGATCATGTGATTCTCTTTGTTTTAAGTCCACATAGTCTGATAGTGTTGGTGGGTTCAGCTGTGATTCAGTGGTCTGTGCTTTTGGCTCCTGTGCTGGGTTCTTTTGGATAATGGATGAGGTGGAGACCTCTATTTCAGAACAACTGTTAAAGCTGATACCTTCAATCTTCCCAGGGCTTTTGGGGATATTGGGTACCTGGGAACTCCTTCCATAGCATCTTCTGAACCTGTCCAAGGTTCCCCCAAGGCTCTTGGCTGTGCCTAAGTGGATGAGTGTTGGGTCTGTACCACATCCGTGCAGTTCACTGGTCGCTCTTTTTGTTGGTCTGTGTTTTTGTCTTTGCTTTGAAATTGAACATTGAGTTTTGTTGGCTGCTTGTAGGATGACTCCAATATCTTCAGATTTACTGATACTACATAGGGGCTCGGATTCTGTTCTTGGAACTATAGGGATAACTGGATTTTCAAGCATAGATGAGGTGTTTTTCTCATTCATGGCTCCTGCACAGGACAGCGTACTGGAGACCACTGCCACCTCAAGTATTCTGGAGGTGTCAGGATGGGTGAGGAGGCTTCCACTATGGGtatctgctacctcctgtgtgccgcatacatttcctcccttgtTCATACAAGTGCTGTCACTTGACTTGATGTGTGTCTCAAGGTTGTCTGTAGGTAAAGATTCTGATCTACTGTTTCCAGAGAGTTGTTCACACtctttctgtgcccccagtgatggAGACCCAACTTCTATGATGTAACTGCTCTTTTGTACACACTTGGATATCCAATTAGGTGAATCAGAGGTATATGCTGTCCCTTCACCAGGATCCTGGGATGACACTAGCTGGTCACCACCTTCACATAATAAATTATAGTTGTGTTTTTGGCTAAATTCAACAATGTCATCTTTTGATGGCTCTAAAAATAGGTTCTCCCTCTTAAGAAAACTCCTCAGCCCCTGCTCTATGCACAGCATCACCTTATTCCAGTCCTGGAATTCTATTAATGTCTTATCAGGTTGAAAGCAAATGTCATACTCTGAAACATGACACTGGATGTTAACTATGAAAATGCCATAGAGATCAGCAGCAGAGCGCGGGCGGCCACTTCTCCACCTGCAGACTGAACTCTCTTTCCTGATGATAAAGTCAATAAGTTTGTGTAGCTTTGTTCTCAGCACTAGTCTGTTGTTGACATACAAATACTGCATCGTCCTGTTGTAGTGTCCATCACAGCTGATGAGTCCATGTATTGTGAATGTGTCATGTGTGTACTGCAACTCCCTGAGACTCTGACTTCTGGAAAGCCCATAGATCTGGCAGAAACGAGAACATTGGTCCTTGGTTTTTGGTAACTGAAGCATCACAGAATGAACGGCATCATTTCTTAATGAGAAAGAGACAGATGGCTTCACTAAAGAAACAGCCTCCACCCTCTGACGGATCCTCTCTATCTCCATTACTGGGTCTAGACATTTTCTCCGAACAGGCAGATTGTAGAAAAGGTTGTAAATTGTGACCGTTGTCCCAGCACTTGGCCGGGGACTTTCTGCTTCCGCAAC from Leptodactylus fuscus isolate aLepFus1 chromosome 7, aLepFus1.hap2, whole genome shotgun sequence carries:
- the EIF2B2 gene encoding translation initiation factor eIF2B subunit beta, with translation MPAATEKETELSERIEAFITGLKRGDGRQTSEETARETVALLRKIIAQARWSNAGELMDIIRREGRRMTAAQPSETTVGNMVRRVLKLIREEYSRLRGCSEENDQQESLHKLVTAEGLNDDFNTAFPLLKANVIEAVNELLIELEGTTDNIAAQAKEHIHSNEVIMTIGCSRTVQLFLEEAARKRKFHVIVAECAPFCQGHDMAVSLSKAGIETTVITDAAIFAVMSRVNKVIIGTKTILANGSLRAVSGTHTLALAAKHHSTPLIVCAPMFKLSPQFPNEEDSFHKFVSPQEVLPFSEGEILSKVSAHCPIFDHVPAELITLFISNIGGNAPSYIYRLMSELYHPADHEL
- the LOC142213794 gene encoding DNA mismatch repair protein Mlh3-like isoform X2, with amino-acid sequence MIRVLSEDVRCRLRSGVAITSVAQCVEELILNSADAEATCIAVRVDLEAFKVQVVDNGCGLCCEDMEHMGIRYFTSKCHSVQDLENLRFYGFRGEAIASIVDAANVVEICSKQKDIGRTYSRLFQNGKPMEVAEAESPRPSAGTTVTIYNLFYNLPVRRKCLDPVMEIERIRQRVEAVSLVKPSVSFSLRNDAVHSVMLQLPKTKDQCSRFCQIYGLSRSQSLRELQYTHDTFTIHGLISCDGHYNRTMQYLYVNNRLVLRTKLHKLIDFIIRKESSVCRWRSGRPRSAADLYGIFIVNIQCHVSEYDICFQPDKTLIEFQDWNKVMLCIEQGLRSFLKRENLFLEPSKDDIVEFSQKHNYNLLCEGGDQLVSSQDPGEGTAYTSDSPNWISKCVQKSSYIIEVGSPSLGAQKECEQLSGNSRSESLPTDNLETHIKSSDSTCMNKGGNVCGTQEVADTHSGSLLTHPDTSRILEVAVVSSTLSCAGAMNEKNTSSMLENPVIPIVPRTESEPLCSISKSEDIGVILQAANKTQCSISKQRQKHRPTKRATSELHGCGTDPTLIHLGTAKSLGGTLDRFRRCYGRSSQVPNIPKSPGKIEGISFNSCSEIEVSTSSIIQKNPAQEPKAQTTESQLNPPTLSDYVDLKQRESHDPECTPTLTTKLCKLKNYMEEATSDERCNLTRSTLPTPNICEDGDIQSSSKQQAALNEGDQMYENSQAGSMSHEWLQCYEESIGFQYKCHPFKSQAIIPFLPRPRDERDRGQTDNGFLASLYSKWKNPVYVRHPALAVDVSREHSDVLSVKVHNILYPYRFTKEMVHSIKVLQQVDNKFIACLMNSEDGHYAASGGNLLVLVDQHAAHERVRLEQLIAGSFEASSEACDKRLKVSIVDPPLEVHVSEEEYRILRTRAGILWKVGLTLSFPDTGSPCILVTEIPLCFVEREANEMQRGRTPVVKKIIEEYLQEQVELLQVPGAGHGTVPGTVLKVLASQACHGAVKFNQSLTVDECCHLMQSLAQCSLPFQCAHGRPSILPLADLQHLVSEPEVPPKPNLRRLRRQYRAWQLYEMCQSSK
- the LOC142213794 gene encoding DNA mismatch repair protein Mlh3-like isoform X1, whose amino-acid sequence is MIRVLSEDVRCRLRSGVAITSVAQCVEELILNSADAEATCIAVRVDLEAFKVQVVDNGCGLCCEDMEHMGIRYFTSKCHSVQDLENLRFYGFRGEAIASIVDAANVVEICSKQKDIGRTYSRLFQNGKPMEVAEAESPRPSAGTTVTIYNLFYNLPVRRKCLDPVMEIERIRQRVEAVSLVKPSVSFSLRNDAVHSVMLQLPKTKDQCSRFCQIYGLSRSQSLRELQYTHDTFTIHGLISCDGHYNRTMQYLYVNNRLVLRTKLHKLIDFIIRKESSVCRWRSGRPRSAADLYGIFIVNIQCHVSEYDICFQPDKTLIEFQDWNKVMLCIEQGLRSFLKRENLFLEPSKDDIVEFSQKHNYNLLCEGGDQLVSSQDPGEGTAYTSDSPNWISKCVQKSSYIIEVGSPSLGAQKECEQLSGNSRSESLPTDNLETHIKSSDSTCMNKGGNVCGTQEVADTHSGSLLTHPDTSRILEVAVVSSTLSCAGAMNEKNTSSMLENPVIPIVPRTESEPLCSISKSEDIGVILQAANKTQCSISKQRQKHRPTKRATSELHGCGTDPTLIHLGTAKSLGGTLDRFRRCYGRSSQVPNIPKSPGKIEGISFNSCSEIEVSTSSIIQKNPAQEPKAQTTESQLNPPTLSDYVDLKQRESHDPECTPTLTTKLCKLKNYMEEATSDERCNLTRSTLPTPNICEDGDIQSSSKQQAALNEGDQMYENSQAGSMSHEWLQCYEESIGKNVFVNTVTGLSSYSAPSRDKTAACTKDLSNMSVNVVCSNGFQYKCHPFKSQAIIPFLPRPRDERDRGQTDNGFLASLYSKWKNPVYVRHPALAVDVSREHSDVLSVKVHNILYPYRFTKEMVHSIKVLQQVDNKFIACLMNSEDGHYAASGGNLLVLVDQHAAHERVRLEQLIAGSFEASSEACDKRLKVSIVDPPLEVHVSEEEYRILRTRAGILWKVGLTLSFPDTGSPCILVTEIPLCFVEREANEMQRGRTPVVKKIIEEYLQEQVELLQVPGAGHGTVPGTVLKVLASQACHGAVKFNQSLTVDECCHLMQSLAQCSLPFQCAHGRPSILPLADLQHLVSEPEVPPKPNLRRLRRQYRAWQLYEMCQSSK
- the LOC142213794 gene encoding DNA mismatch repair protein Mlh3-like isoform X3; the protein is MIRVLSEDVRCRLRSGVAITSVAQCVEELILNSADAEATCIAVRVDLEAFKVQVVDNGCGLCCEDMEHMGIRYFTSKCHSVQDLENLRFYGFRGEAIASIVDAANVVEICSKQKDIGRTYSRLFQNGKPMEVAEAESPRPSAGTTVTIYNLFYNLPVRRKCLDPVMEIERIRQRVEAVSLVKPSVSFSLRNDAVHSVMLQLPKTKDQCSRFCQIYGLSRSQSLRELQYTHDTFTIHGLISCDGHYNRTMQYLYVNNRLVLRTKLHKLIDFIIRKESSVCRWRSGRPRSAADLYGIFIVNIQCHVSEYDICFQPDKTLIEFQDWNKVMLCIEQGLRSFLKRENLFLEPSKDDIVEFSQKHNYNLLCEGGDQLVSSQDPGEGTAYTSDSPNWISKCVQKSSYIIEVGSPSLGAQKECEQLSGNSRSESLPTDNLETHIKSSDSTCMNKGGNVCGTQEVADTHSGSLLTHPDTSRILEVAVVSSTLSCAGAMNEKNTSSMLENPVIPIVPRTESEPLCSISKSEDIGVILQAANKTQCSISKQRQKHRPTKRATSELHGCGTDPTLIHLGTAKSLGGTLDRFRRCYGRSSQVPNIPKSPGKIEGISFNSCSEIEVSTSSIIQKNPAQEPKAQTTESQLNPPTLSDYVDLKQRESHDPECTPTLTTKLCKLKNYMEEATSDERCNLTRSTLPTPNICEDGDIQSSSKQQAALNEGDQMYENSQAGSMSHEWLQCYEESIGKNVFVNTVTGLSSYSAPSRDKTAACTKDLSNMSVNVVCSNGFQYKCHPFKSQAIIPFLPRPRDERDRGQTDNGFLASLYSKWKNPVYVRHPALAVDVSREHSDVLSVKVHNILYPYRFTKEMVHSIKVLQQVDNKFIACLMNSEDGHYAASGGNLLVLVDQHAAHERVRLEQLIAGSFEASSEACDKRLKVSIVDPPLEVHVSEEEYRILR